One Equus caballus isolate H_3958 breed thoroughbred chromosome 17, TB-T2T, whole genome shotgun sequence DNA window includes the following coding sequences:
- the LOC138918592 gene encoding olfactory receptor 2T2-like — protein MGMEAILQNATDFIILGLITQPTFPELIFAVVFSIILVAVMANVVRMLLIHMDSHLHTPVYFLLSQLSIMDTVYICITVPKMLQDLLSKEKTISFLGCALQIFLYRTLMGGEFFLLGLMAYDRYVAVCNPVCYTLLMNHRIFLFMVVSSWIGGSLDGFMLTPFTMRFPYCGSRKINHFFCEMPAVLKLSCVDTSLYETLMYACCVVMLLIPISTIFVSYTRILLTVHWMKSTEGQHKAFATCSSHIMVVSTFYGAAFYTNLLPHSYHTPEKDKVVSAFYTILTPMLNPLIYSLRNKDVATAVRKVLRRCTSSKRFRVGDVSRKY, from the coding sequence ATGGGCATGGAGGCCATTCTCCAGAACGCCACTGACTTCATCATCTTGGGTCTCATCACCCAACCCACGTTCCCTGAGCTTATCTTTGCAGTGGTCTTCTCCATCATTTTGGTGGCTGTAATGGCCAATGTGGTCAGGATGCTGCTCATCCACATGGACTCTCACCTCCACACGCCCGTGTACTTCTTGCTCAGCCAGCTGTCCATCATGGACACAGTCTACATCTGTATCACTGTCCCCAAGATGCTGCAAGACCTTCTGTCCAAAGAAAAGACTATCTCTTTTCTGGGTTGTGCTCTTCAGATATTCCTCTACCGGACCCTGATGGGAGGGGAATTTTTCCTGCTAGGCCTCATGGCCTATGACCGGTATGTGGCTGTATGTAACCCAGTCTGCTATACTCTCCTTATGAACCACAGAATTTTCTTGTTCATGGTGGTGAGCTCCTGGATTGGTGGCTCCTTGGATGGATTCATGCTGACCCCCTTCACCATGAGATTCCCCTACTGTGGGTCCAGAAAGATCAATCACTTTTTCTGTGAGATGCCAGCAGTGCTGAAGCTGTCATGTGTCGACACGTCACTCTATGAGACCCTGATGTATGCCTGCTGTGTAGTGATGCTACTCATCCCTATATCCACCATCTTTGTCTCATATACCCGTATCCTGCTCACTGTCCATTGGATGAAGTCTACGGAGGGCCAGCATAAAGCCTTTGCCACCTGTTCCTCCCATATTATGGTAGTGAGCACTTTCTATGGAGCAGCCTTCTACACCAATTTGCTGCCCCATTCCTACCACACACCAGAGAAAGACAAGGTTGTGTCCGCCTTCTACACCATCCTCACCCCCATGCTCAACCCACTCATCTATAGCTTGAGGAATAAAGATGTAGCCACAGCTGTAAGGAAAGTGCTGAGGAGATGCACTTCCTCCAAGAGATTCAGAGTGGGAGATGTGTCCAGGAAATACTAA